Proteins from a genomic interval of Cloacibacillus sp.:
- the pxpB gene encoding 5-oxoprolinase subunit PxpB produces MAVYIDEPKFLKAGESCVVVEFADEIDRGANDAVTALKKYLTTQTRTPVVECLPTYRSLAVYFDPTVVSAEAVIKEARAAGAAESAESGAAHTEISIPVCYGGEYGPDIANVAEHAGITEEEVVARHTARPCHCYMIGFLPGFAYLGGMDESIATPRLANPRTVINGGSVGIAGKQTGIYPIDSPGGWQLIGRTPLRLFTPEAARPTLIEAGYEVRFVPVSEDEYKKIEAEVAAGVYKPVITEAM; encoded by the coding sequence GTGGCAGTATATATTGACGAACCAAAATTTCTGAAAGCGGGCGAATCATGCGTCGTCGTAGAGTTCGCGGATGAGATAGACCGCGGCGCAAACGACGCAGTAACTGCCCTAAAAAAATATCTTACGACGCAGACGAGGACTCCCGTTGTGGAATGTCTGCCGACGTACAGGTCGCTTGCAGTCTATTTCGACCCTACCGTCGTAAGCGCGGAGGCGGTAATAAAAGAGGCGCGCGCGGCGGGCGCGGCAGAGAGCGCAGAGTCGGGCGCAGCGCATACGGAGATATCTATCCCAGTATGCTACGGCGGCGAGTACGGCCCTGATATTGCAAACGTAGCGGAGCACGCTGGCATCACGGAAGAAGAGGTTGTAGCGCGCCACACCGCCCGCCCGTGCCATTGTTACATGATCGGGTTTCTTCCCGGCTTCGCCTACCTCGGCGGCATGGACGAAAGCATCGCCACGCCGCGCCTCGCAAACCCGCGCACCGTGATAAACGGCGGCAGCGTGGGCATAGCCGGCAAGCAGACGGGCATCTATCCGATAGACAGCCCCGGCGGCTGGCAGCTTATAGGGCGCACGCCGCTTCGGCTGTTCACGCCGGAGGCGGCGCGTCCGACGCTCATCGAGGCGGGGTACGAGGTGCGTTTTGTGCCGGTCTCCGAGGACGAGTACAAAAAAATTGAGGCCGAAGTTGCCGCGGGCGTCTATAAGCCCGTCATCACGGAGGCGATGTGA
- a CDS encoding sigma-54 dependent transcriptional regulator: protein MSIWIVDDEINLANGLKRAFEKNGHSAQCFYTLHELQEALAVGIPSLLFFVHCLPDGNGLDMLPIIEKLAPRCRVIMMTAFGDSSLVVKAIRQGAYNYLDKPFPLDAAMNMIKRAFESIQLQNQAEMISADETSLLLGSSEIMKKVSESLLKLAPYRDASVLLTGESGTGKEVAARMIHRASQCKGEFIAVNCSAIPEALLEEELFGYVKGAYTGADSNKPGLVEAADNGTLFLDEIGDLPLTLQTKLFRFIDQRTIRPLGGTKEKKVSVKLICATCLNLEQKVKNETFRKDLLFRISVIPIRLPALRERGKDVLELAAYFLADFSKRMNKATPVLTEEVQEAFMAYPWPGNVRELRNMIERILILRSQNDAFVRLADLPMEMLEVNSGGAAGGLIPEEGEALGDTLDRVEKNLITATLAKCSGNRTQAANMLGISRFSLLRRMQRHGLE from the coding sequence ATGAGCATTTGGATAGTTGACGACGAGATCAATCTGGCAAACGGCCTGAAGCGGGCCTTTGAAAAAAACGGACACAGCGCGCAGTGTTTCTACACGCTGCATGAGCTGCAGGAGGCGCTTGCGGTGGGAATACCGTCGCTTTTGTTTTTTGTACATTGTTTGCCGGACGGCAACGGCCTTGACATGCTTCCGATAATAGAAAAGCTGGCGCCGCGCTGCCGCGTCATTATGATGACGGCCTTCGGCGATTCCAGCCTTGTGGTGAAGGCGATACGCCAAGGCGCCTATAATTATCTGGACAAGCCCTTTCCGCTTGACGCCGCGATGAATATGATAAAACGCGCCTTTGAATCCATACAGCTGCAAAATCAGGCGGAGATGATCTCCGCCGACGAAACGAGCCTGCTGCTCGGTTCGTCGGAAATAATGAAGAAGGTGAGCGAGTCTCTTTTGAAGCTGGCGCCCTATCGCGACGCCTCCGTGCTGCTCACGGGCGAAAGCGGCACGGGCAAGGAGGTAGCGGCGCGTATGATACACCGTGCCTCGCAGTGCAAAGGAGAGTTTATCGCGGTCAACTGCTCCGCCATACCGGAGGCGCTGCTTGAAGAGGAACTTTTCGGTTATGTGAAGGGAGCGTACACAGGGGCCGACTCAAACAAGCCCGGTCTTGTCGAGGCGGCGGACAACGGAACGCTCTTTCTTGACGAGATCGGCGACCTTCCGCTCACGCTCCAGACGAAGCTTTTTCGCTTCATCGACCAGCGCACCATCCGCCCGCTCGGCGGCACAAAGGAAAAGAAGGTGAGCGTGAAGCTCATCTGCGCCACCTGCCTCAACCTTGAACAGAAGGTAAAAAACGAGACCTTCCGCAAAGACCTGCTCTTTCGCATCTCCGTCATTCCCATCAGACTGCCTGCGCTACGCGAGCGCGGCAAGGATGTGCTTGAACTGGCCGCCTATTTCCTCGCGGATTTTTCCAAAAGGATGAACAAAGCGACGCCCGTGCTGACAGAAGAGGTGCAGGAGGCCTTCATGGCCTACCCGTGGCCTGGGAACGTCAGAGAGCTGCGCAACATGATAGAGCGCATCCTCATCCTGCGCAGCCAGAACGACGCCTTTGTGCGGCTTGCCGACCTGCCTATGGAGATGCTGGAGGTAAATTCCGGCGGTGCCGCGGGCGGGCTCATCCCCGAAGAGGGCGAGGCGCTTGGAGATACTCTCGACAGGGTGGAGAAGAACCTCATAACGGCTACGCTTGCCAAATGTTCCGGCAACCGCACGCAGGCGGCGAACATGCTCGGCATTTCGCGTTTTTCACTGCTTCGCAGGATGCAGCGTCATGGGCTCGAATGA
- a CDS encoding divalent metal cation transporter, with protein MADKKDNASVASVLIGAAFLMATSAIGPGFLTQTAVFTDKLKAAFAFAIVVSIIIDIIVQMNIWRILGVSGKRAQDVANEVFPGLGYFLAILVAIGGLVFNIGNVGGAAMGLNVMCGVPLVPGAILSAVIAIALFLNKEAGKAMDMFTKVLGVIMLAMVAFMVIKTQPPVALALKETVLPSTVDWLTILTLVGGTVGGYITFAGAHRIIDAEITGVGNLEKISRGSVTAVCITGVMRYMLFLAILGVVVTGVALDPKNPPASAFLLGAGEIGYRIFGVILWCAAVTSVVGASYTSISFLRTLFKQVDMNHRYWIMGFICISTAIFSTMGNPVTLLIFAGSLNGLILPVSLGVVLLAANNKKIIGEGYKHPMVLTVLGWIMVLFTAWMGVKSLAGIMKLFG; from the coding sequence ATGGCGGACAAGAAAGATAATGCTTCTGTAGCAAGCGTACTCATCGGAGCGGCGTTCCTAATGGCGACTTCAGCGATAGGACCCGGATTTTTGACTCAGACGGCCGTATTCACGGACAAACTCAAAGCGGCCTTCGCGTTCGCGATCGTAGTCTCGATTATCATCGACATCATAGTCCAGATGAACATCTGGAGGATACTGGGCGTATCTGGCAAACGCGCGCAGGACGTGGCAAACGAAGTCTTCCCCGGCCTTGGCTATTTCCTCGCCATCCTGGTAGCCATCGGCGGACTTGTCTTTAACATCGGCAACGTAGGCGGCGCGGCTATGGGCCTCAACGTAATGTGCGGCGTGCCTCTCGTGCCCGGCGCCATACTTAGCGCCGTCATCGCCATCGCCCTCTTCCTCAACAAAGAGGCTGGCAAGGCGATGGATATGTTCACGAAGGTGCTTGGCGTCATCATGCTCGCCATGGTCGCCTTTATGGTCATCAAAACACAGCCGCCTGTGGCGCTTGCGCTTAAAGAGACGGTGCTTCCCTCTACGGTGGACTGGCTCACGATACTGACGCTGGTCGGCGGCACGGTCGGCGGCTACATCACATTCGCGGGCGCGCACCGCATCATCGACGCTGAGATCACCGGCGTCGGCAACCTCGAAAAAATCTCACGCGGCTCTGTGACCGCGGTCTGCATCACGGGCGTAATGCGCTACATGCTTTTCCTCGCCATACTTGGCGTCGTAGTGACGGGCGTAGCTCTTGACCCGAAGAACCCCCCGGCGTCGGCCTTCCTGCTCGGAGCTGGCGAAATAGGTTACAGGATATTCGGCGTCATCCTCTGGTGCGCCGCCGTCACCTCGGTAGTTGGCGCCTCCTACACCTCCATCTCCTTCCTGCGCACTCTCTTTAAGCAGGTAGACATGAACCATCGCTACTGGATAATGGGTTTCATCTGCATCTCCACGGCAATATTCTCAACTATGGGCAACCCTGTTACGCTGCTTATCTTCGCGGGCTCTCTGAACGGCCTCATCCTGCCGGTCTCGCTCGGCGTGGTGCTGCTTGCGGCCAACAACAAAAAGATAATCGGCGAAGGCTACAAACACCCGATGGTGCTGACGGTTCTTGGCTGGATCATGGTACTATTTACGGCATGGATGGGCGTCAAGTCGCTTGCCGGAATAATGAAGCTTTTCGGTTAA